TGATCGAACCGAGCTGCCGCTGTTGGGCGCCCCCTGGTTGAATTGCACACACGCATTGACCGTGCAGCCGAGCGCACAGCCGCTGCATGTGACGCTAAATGTCGAGGTCGTGTCGACGGCGCCACCTGCCAGGATGTCGACAGATCCGTAGTTGCCGGACGCCGAGGTAACGGAGCAGCTTTGGGCGTGGGCTGAAAACGATGCCGCAAATTGCAGGAGCAAGGCAAAGACCAGGGTTCGCTTTGAGCCGATGACCACGATTTCGATCTCGCAATGCGGGTTGGTCAGAACGGATGATCAAGGAAACTGACGCACGAGGGCACTGTTTTACGTGGGAAATGACTGCATCATTGGCACACGACCCCGGGGATCCGGACCTGTTCGCCCGGCCGCGGATTGAACGCAAACGTGGCGCGGCAGCGTGCGTCGGCAAGCTCGATTTCGGCTTCGTTCATTGACGAGAGCCCCCTGATATAGGCCTGTCCGTCGTAGCCTACGACAAACTCTACTCCACCGGTCATGTGGCCGACGGCCCCGGCCGGCAGAACGCGATTGTCAGGCCCGACAAAGGTAACCAGGGCAGCCGTCGTCTCCTTGCGGACGTCAAATCTGACGAGCATTCCGGCGCGATCGGCCGGAGCGACGATGTCATGCGTCGCTGCTGCCTCGTCGTCGACCGGAAGGTTCGTCGGGTCGATCGCAATCTTGTTCTTCTGGTAGGACCGGAGCGTCGGGATCAGCAGCATGCCGCGGGAATCGGTGACACCAGCCCGCCGGTTCTCGCTGAGGACCTCGACATCCGGCACGCCAGTCGCGACCACCGCGAAACTGTCGTCGATCCAGTTCGAAAGGAAAACGCCGCCGCCCATGGTGGTGATCGAACCGCGCAATTCCAGCGATCCCACGCTGCCGGCTCCGGCCTGGCTTGCGCCTGCCTGGATGGTTCCGTAGCTCGACCTGTAGGAAGCCGTGGCCTCCCGGTAACTCGATGCGCCTTCGGAATCGTGCACGCGCCAGCCGTAGCTGCCTGGCTCCGGCCCAAGCGACTTGACGGCATCAACGCTACCGGTGGTGCCGTTCCGTCCGCTCGAAACCCCGGTCGTAACAGAGGCTGCGTCGCCAAAAGGAATGCTCAAACCGGCAAACACGCCGGTGTTCTTTTTGCTACAGAAATCGTGGAAGACGGTGGAAAATATCGACGCATTGTACGGTAACGAACGCGAGTAAGAGGCCGTCACGATATTGGAACGATGGCCTGAGGCATCGCGCAGATCGACAAAGCTTGCACTCAGGTTGGCCCGAGGGTCGAACGGCATCGGGGCGCTGAAAGTGATGCGATCGAGTGCGACCGGCGCACGGGCGCTGCCATAGATGCCCGTCACATAGGCAAACGAGTTCGACAATGAAGCGATACTGCCGGGCAGGTAATTGAATAGACCGTTCAGATTTTGCAGGCCGCCGTTCAACGCCGCGATGTTTTGCAATCTTGCGGTCGCCGAGGCAAGGTCGTCATAGGTGCCGAAGGTGTGTTGCGAACTCGCCGAAATACTCACGCCGAAGAGCCGGGTCTCATAGGACGCGTAGCTCTGCAGACCGCGGTTCGTGCCGCTTCCGCTGCCAGCCAAGGCCACGGCGGCGACACCGATCGTCCCGGTCCTGAAGACACCACCGATGCCACCGTTGATGACGCCGGCTCCGGCTTCGACGTGCGCCTCTGCTGTCAAGCCGTCGTAGATACCTCGTCGCAGGGTTGCAGACCCGACAGGCGAGCCGACATAGACGTCACTGCTTGAGCCGTAGGACAGCCGCGGCAATCCGCCCTCCACGGACCAGCTGCTCAGCCCGGGCGCAAGCAGGCTCGAGGTCGCATAAAACGGCGCCGACGTCTGGATTTCGTGACCTGCCGAGTCCCGCACCACGAGTTGCGTCGTGCCGGCGCCGGAAATCAGCGGTACGTTGTTCACGCTGAAAGGGCCGGACGCGATGTCCTGAGAAAATGTCTTGATGTTGTTGACATAGACATCGACGGTTGACGGCACTGCCGCGCTACCGCCGATCGTCGCGAGCGGCGCGGTGATGAGATCGGGCCGCAGGGCAAAATCGCGTTGAGCCTGAAGGCCGCCGATCCTGATCGGCCGCGACCAGGCCAGTCCGCCGTTGATCGTATCCCCGGCAACGTAGCCGATCATCCGGCCCTGGTCGGAATACTGGAAAGACGAATTCAGCCGTGTCGCCTGCGCAGGCTGCTGCGGACCAGTGCGGACGATCGCCGACTGTTCGGCGGTGCCGTAAGGCGAAAACGCCCGGGCATCGAGCAAAAGCGATGTGTAACCGAGCCCGATCAATCTCGGGGTAGCTGCGTTGCTGGTTGAGCTCAACAGGTCATAATTCAGCACCGCGCCGGGATCGGCCCGCGCCTTTGGCAGGTTCCCGCTGGAGCTGCCTGCGTCAAAGAGCTGCGGCTTGCGTCCGGCTTCGTCGACGGCAATGAATATCCGCTGTGTTCTCTCCTCATATCGATACTTTAGGGTCGGGATAT
This Bradyrhizobium sp. CCBAU 53421 DNA region includes the following protein-coding sequences:
- a CDS encoding fimbria/pilus outer membrane usher protein, producing MVLCAGRSRAAEHQTNLQLDVVINSMSARTIGSFVRFDDGRIGGTVEELESLGLQPGPPHRPGEIIALDDIPTLKYRYEERTQRIFIAVDEAGRKPQLFDAGSSSGNLPKARADPGAVLNYDLLSSTSNAATPRLIGLGYTSLLLDARAFSPYGTAEQSAIVRTGPQQPAQATRLNSSFQYSDQGRMIGYVAGDTINGGLAWSRPIRIGGLQAQRDFALRPDLITAPLATIGGSAAVPSTVDVYVNNIKTFSQDIASGPFSVNNVPLISGAGTTQLVVRDSAGHEIQTSAPFYATSSLLAPGLSSWSVEGGLPRLSYGSSSDVYVGSPVGSATLRRGIYDGLTAEAHVEAGAGVINGGIGGVFRTGTIGVAAVALAGSGSGTNRGLQSYASYETRLFGVSISASSQHTFGTYDDLASATARLQNIAALNGGLQNLNGLFNYLPGSIASLSNSFAYVTGIYGSARAPVALDRITFSAPMPFDPRANLSASFVDLRDASGHRSNIVTASYSRSLPYNASIFSTVFHDFCSKKNTGVFAGLSIPFGDAASVTTGVSSGRNGTTGSVDAVKSLGPEPGSYGWRVHDSEGASSYREATASYRSSYGTIQAGASQAGAGSVGSLELRGSITTMGGGVFLSNWIDDSFAVVATGVPDVEVLSENRRAGVTDSRGMLLIPTLRSYQKNKIAIDPTNLPVDDEAAATHDIVAPADRAGMLVRFDVRKETTAALVTFVGPDNRVLPAGAVGHMTGGVEFVVGYDGQAYIRGLSSMNEAEIELADARCRATFAFNPRPGEQVRIPGVVCQ